From Strigops habroptila isolate Jane chromosome 10, bStrHab1.2.pri, whole genome shotgun sequence, one genomic window encodes:
- the DYNLT1 gene encoding dynein light chain Tctex-type 1 yields MDEFQPGEETSFVVDEVSAIIKEAIEGAIGGNTYQHSKVNQWTTSVVEQTLSQLTKLGKPFKYIVTCVIMQKNGAGLHTASSCFWDNSSDGTCTVRWENKTVYCIVSAFGLAI; encoded by the exons ATGGACGAGTTCCAGCCGGGGGAGGAG ACTTCCTTTGTTGTTGATGAAGTCAGTGCCATCATTAAAGAG GCCATTGAAGGTGCGATAGGTGGCAATACCTACCAGCACAGCAAGGTGAACCAGTGGACAACCAGTGTGGTGGAGCAAACGCTGAGCCAACTCACAAAGCTGGGGAAGCCTTTCAAGTATATTG TGACCTGTGTGATTATGCAAAAGAATGGTGCTGGGCTACACACAGCAAGCTCTTGCTTCTGGGACAACTCCAGTGATG GGACCTGCACTGTGAGATGGGAGAATAAGACGGTGTACTGTATTGTCAGTGCCTTTGGACTCGCCATCTGA